A part of Campylobacter ureolyticus ACS-301-V-Sch3b genomic DNA contains:
- a CDS encoding type II asparaginase, whose protein sequence is MKILKKLAFFMLLGTTMLFAKPTIYILATGGTIAGAGESALSGSYTSGTVTVDKLIAAVPQINEIATIKGEQISNIGSQEMNNEVWLKLANRVNELLSDKSVDGIVITHGTDTMEESAYFLNLVTKSKKPVVFVGAMRSGTSMSADGPLNIYNAVNVAMDKNSVGKGVLVVMNDKIHAAREVTKTNTTAVDTFKSVNTGNIGTVNYGIVNYYLAPVKKHTVNSEFSVKGLESLPRVDIVYGHTEDTPDFVETAVKNGAKGIVLAGMGNGNPYPSVEKALAEAVKQGVVVVRGSRVGSGSTSVGAEVDDAKYGFLTADNLNVQKARVLLMVALTKTSDKDKIQKYFKEY, encoded by the coding sequence ATGAAGATTTTAAAAAAATTAGCATTTTTTATGCTGTTAGGAACAACTATGCTTTTTGCAAAGCCAACTATTTACATTTTAGCAACAGGCGGAACTATTGCTGGTGCTGGAGAAAGTGCGTTAAGTGGAAGTTATACTTCAGGAACAGTTACAGTTGATAAACTAATTGCTGCAGTTCCACAAATCAATGAAATTGCTACTATTAAAGGTGAGCAAATTTCAAATATTGGTTCACAAGAGATGAACAATGAAGTTTGGTTAAAGCTTGCTAATAGAGTAAATGAGCTTTTATCAGATAAGAGTGTTGATGGTATAGTTATAACTCACGGAACTGACACAATGGAAGAAAGTGCTTATTTCCTAAACCTAGTTACAAAAAGCAAAAAACCAGTTGTTTTTGTAGGTGCTATGAGAAGTGGAACTTCAATGAGTGCTGATGGTCCTTTAAACATCTATAATGCTGTAAATGTTGCTATGGATAAAAACAGTGTTGGAAAAGGTGTTTTAGTTGTAATGAACGATAAAATTCATGCTGCTAGAGAAGTTACTAAAACAAACACAACTGCAGTTGATACTTTCAAATCAGTAAATACAGGAAATATCGGAACTGTAAATTATGGCATAGTAAATTACTATCTTGCTCCAGTTAAAAAACACACTGTAAATTCAGAATTTAGTGTAAAAGGTCTTGAAAGTCTACCAAGAGTTGATATAGTATATGGACATACAGAGGATACTCCTGATTTTGTAGAAACTGCTGTTAAAAACGGTGCAAAAGGTATAGTTCTAGCTGGTATGGGAAATGGAAACCCTTATCCAAGTGTTGAAAAAGCTTTGGCTGAGGCTGTAAAACAAGGCGTTGTAGTTGTTAGAGGAAGTAGAGTAGGAAGTGGTTCAACTAGCGTTGGTGCTGAGGTTGATGATGCAAAATACGGCTTTTTAACAGCTGATAACTTAAATGTCCAAAAAGCTAGAGTTTTATTAATGGTTGCTTTAACAAAAACAAGCGATAAAGATAAAATTCAAAAATACTTCAAAGAGTATTAA
- a CDS encoding Fur family transcriptional regulator, with protein MDVKKFLLNHDIKPTAFRNSLVKILKTANKPVSYDEIVNLTNANKTTVYRNLDLLEEKGILISSMANNKNFYELADHAKAYFVCEKCHKMEEISMPNLKFKNVKSVVVKGTCDECSK; from the coding sequence ATGGATGTAAAAAAATTTTTATTAAACCACGATATAAAACCAACAGCTTTTAGAAATTCTCTTGTAAAAATTTTAAAAACCGCTAACAAACCTGTTAGTTATGATGAGATAGTAAATCTTACAAATGCTAATAAAACCACAGTTTATAGGAACTTAGACCTACTTGAAGAAAAAGGAATTTTAATCTCAAGTATGGCTAACAACAAAAATTTTTATGAGTTAGCAGATCATGCGAAAGCTTATTTTGTTTGTGAAAAATGTCATAAAATGGAAGAAATATCAATGCCAAATTTAAAATTTAAAAACGTTAAAAGTGTTGTTGTAAAAGGAACTTGTGATGAATGTTCAAAATAA
- a CDS encoding metal ABC transporter solute-binding protein, Zn/Mn family, whose product MKKLFFFTLISCLGAFAKPLVTTTILPTKYFVERIAGDSLEVVSLVEKGADPHTYEPKPNQMKSVEKSELHFAVGMEFDEIWLPRLQKQFPNLVVINTDENIKKIPMMAHHHHDHDSHDHESHADHNHHDDQGVIHDHGGVDPHIWLDPSLVKKQAVNIANALIKKYPKNKELFESNLNKFNKDLDSFDKNTAKKLKNLKSNKFMVYHPSWGYFAARYNLVQIPIEIEGKEPKPADLKELINKAKDEEIKVIFVAPQFSKKAANMVAKQTGAKVVEIDQLPENWLSEMQKTVDIFAKFLK is encoded by the coding sequence ATGAAAAAATTATTTTTTTTCACTTTAATCAGTTGTTTAGGAGCTTTTGCAAAGCCTTTAGTTACAACTACGATTTTGCCTACAAAATACTTTGTTGAGCGTATCGCAGGAGATAGTTTAGAAGTTGTAAGTTTAGTAGAAAAAGGAGCTGATCCGCATACTTACGAGCCAAAACCAAACCAAATGAAAAGTGTTGAAAAGAGCGAACTTCATTTTGCTGTAGGAATGGAATTTGATGAAATTTGGCTTCCAAGACTACAAAAACAATTTCCAAATTTGGTTGTTATAAATACAGATGAAAATATAAAAAAAATTCCTATGATGGCTCATCATCATCACGATCATGATTCACACGATCATGAAAGTCATGCTGATCATAATCACCATGATGATCAAGGTGTAATTCACGATCACGGTGGAGTTGATCCACACATTTGGCTAGATCCATCACTTGTAAAAAAACAAGCTGTAAATATTGCAAATGCATTAATTAAAAAATACCCTAAAAACAAAGAGCTTTTTGAATCAAATTTAAATAAATTTAACAAAGATTTAGATAGTTTTGATAAAAATACAGCCAAGAAATTAAAAAATTTAAAATCAAATAAGTTTATGGTTTATCACCCATCTTGGGGGTATTTTGCAGCTCGTTATAATCTTGTTCAAATTCCTATAGAAATAGAGGGAAAAGAGCCAAAGCCAGCTGATTTAAAAGAGCTTATAAATAAAGCAAAAGATGAGGAGATAAAAGTTATCTTTGTTGCTCCTCAGTTTTCTAAAAAAGCAGCAAATATGGTAGCAAAACAAACCGGAGCAAAAGTTGTTGAAATAGACCAATTGCCTGAAAATTGGCTTAGCGAAATGCAAAAAACAGTAGATATTTTTGCCAAATTTTTAAAATAA
- a CDS encoding metal ABC transporter ATP-binding protein yields MIKVKNLNFGYDENLVLENINFTYDEKDFLCIIGPNGGGKSTLLKLLLGLLKPNSGEIKIFDKNPNEVSKQIGYVPQLIPLNKSFPISVLEVVLMGRIDKKKFFFYSKDDKEKALKALEIVGMQDFYKKKIFALSGGQRQRVYIARALVSGAKMLFLDEPTASIDIRGQIEIYEILKKIHENGVGILMISHDLNTSINYANKVAYVNKKLIMHDISTDKRNDFLEHLEQNHSHFCDVELILKECSCKKC; encoded by the coding sequence ATGATAAAAGTTAAAAATTTAAATTTTGGTTATGATGAAAATTTAGTTTTAGAAAATATTAATTTTACATACGATGAGAAAGATTTTTTATGTATAATTGGTCCAAATGGTGGTGGAAAAAGCACATTATTAAAGCTTCTTTTGGGGCTTTTAAAACCAAACTCTGGTGAGATAAAAATTTTTGATAAAAATCCAAATGAGGTTTCAAAACAAATTGGCTATGTTCCTCAACTAATCCCACTTAATAAATCTTTTCCAATAAGCGTTTTAGAAGTAGTTTTAATGGGAAGAATAGATAAGAAAAAATTTTTCTTCTATTCAAAAGATGATAAAGAAAAAGCATTAAAAGCACTTGAAATAGTTGGTATGCAAGATTTTTATAAAAAGAAAATTTTTGCACTAAGCGGTGGGCAAAGACAAAGAGTTTATATCGCAAGAGCTTTGGTAAGTGGTGCTAAAATGTTATTTTTAGATGAGCCAACTGCAAGTATTGATATAAGAGGGCAAATCGAAATTTATGAAATTCTAAAAAAAATACATGAAAATGGAGTTGGAATTTTGATGATAAGCCATGATTTAAATACTTCTATAAATTACGCAAACAAGGTAGCCTATGTAAATAAAAAACTCATAATGCATGATATAAGTACAGATAAACGAAATGACTTTTTAGAGCATTTAGAGCAAAATCATAGCCATTTTTGTGATGTTGAGCTGATTTTAAAGGAGTGTTCATGCAAGAAATGTTAA
- a CDS encoding class I SAM-dependent methyltransferase, which translates to MNVQNKNSNIKNSEIWDKKAKSYSKFDGNLTEFQIRFFKILKDFGVNFKNKTLVDIGCGTGIYSLYLAGICKMVLGVDSSTKMLEELNFKKTEFKINNFKTINSDFKNFQTADKFDIAFLTMSPALQSEDDFKKFMNLGNLRIYLNWQEFKISTMLEPFYKLYNRKTKDKNKAVILKNWLDENKIAYKTEILEEVRISNRTFDEAFENTIWHLEISDVKFDKNEIKNTLLKMQKDGFIKDVIKSKMRVLVF; encoded by the coding sequence ATGAATGTTCAAAATAAAAATAGCAATATAAAAAATAGTGAAATTTGGGATAAAAAAGCTAAAAGCTATAGTAAATTTGATGGAAATTTGACTGAGTTTCAAATAAGGTTTTTTAAAATTTTAAAAGATTTTGGTGTTAATTTTAAGAATAAAACTTTAGTTGATATAGGGTGTGGGACTGGGATTTATTCACTTTATTTAGCTGGAATTTGCAAAATGGTTTTGGGTGTAGATAGCTCAACAAAAATGCTCGAAGAGTTAAATTTTAAAAAAACTGAGTTTAAAATAAACAACTTTAAAACAATAAACTCTGATTTTAAAAATTTCCAAACCGCTGATAAATTTGATATCGCATTTTTAACTATGAGTCCAGCTTTACAAAGCGAGGATGATTTTAAAAAATTTATGAATTTAGGAAATTTAAGAATTTATCTAAATTGGCAGGAATTTAAGATTTCTACGATGTTGGAGCCGTTTTATAAGCTTTACAATAGAAAAACAAAAGATAAAAATAAAGCTGTGATTTTAAAAAACTGGCTTGATGAAAATAAAATTGCTTACAAAACTGAGATTTTAGAAGAAGTTCGCATCTCAAATAGGACTTTTGATGAAGCATTTGAAAACACAATCTGGCATTTAGAAATAAGTGATGTCAAATTTGATAAAAATGAAATCAAAAACACTCTTTTAAAAATGCAAAAAGATGGCTTTATAAAAGATGTGATAAAAAGCAAAATGAGAGTTTTAGTGTTTTAA
- a CDS encoding transporter substrate-binding domain-containing protein gives MKKITFLFLLAATFTFGSSLDEIRKNGEIKIGVWTNQPPYSSLDQGEFEGFEVNMAKAIGSNIVGNGGKVTLVGIESGNERIKFLQNNQVDIVIASFTETDERKKKVDFSLPYFAVAMGAISSKDKPLNLEKDLNYKTIVIQEGTTMEDYVKKIPGAKVIKTKGSIEAYRTLKDNKADAYIDDNLVVMAYGIVDRSYIVPKGMRNLGFNSFLGIGVKKGNSELLDAVNNEMVKLSKQGFFRKVFNETFVPFYKNEVEAKYFLLEDIYKIFG, from the coding sequence ATGAAAAAGATAACATTTTTATTTTTACTTGCAGCAACGTTTACTTTTGGCAGTAGTCTAGATGAGATTCGCAAAAATGGCGAAATAAAAATTGGTGTTTGGACAAATCAACCTCCTTATTCAAGTCTAGATCAAGGAGAGTTTGAGGGTTTCGAAGTTAATATGGCAAAGGCTATTGGCTCAAACATTGTTGGAAATGGTGGAAAAGTAACCTTAGTTGGTATTGAGAGTGGAAACGAAAGAATTAAATTCTTGCAAAATAACCAAGTTGATATCGTAATAGCAAGTTTTACTGAAACCGATGAAAGAAAGAAAAAGGTTGATTTTTCATTGCCATATTTTGCCGTGGCAATGGGTGCTATAAGTAGTAAAGATAAGCCTTTAAATTTGGAAAAAGACTTAAATTACAAAACCATTGTTATTCAAGAAGGAACCACAATGGAAGATTATGTTAAAAAAATTCCTGGAGCAAAAGTTATAAAAACAAAAGGATCTATTGAGGCATATAGAACATTAAAGGATAATAAAGCCGATGCTTATATAGATGATAATTTAGTTGTTATGGCGTATGGTATAGTTGATAGAAGCTATATTGTCCCAAAAGGAATGCGAAATTTGGGTTTTAATAGTTTTTTAGGTATTGGTGTTAAAAAAGGAAATAGTGAGCTTTTAGACGCTGTAAATAATGAAATGGTAAAACTTAGCAAACAAGGATTTTTTAGAAAGGTATTTAATGAAACCTTTGTTCCATTTTATAAAAATGAAGTTGAGGCAAAATATTTCTTATTAGAAGACATTTATAAAATTTTTGGATAA
- a CDS encoding RecQ family ATP-dependent DNA helicase, with protein sequence MNEIIFIDTEIGKNDKKLYEFGAVFKDDSIKTNEILKADFFLKKHSFEFVCGHNFIDHDGIYLSSTILNDNLKDKFIIDTLFLSMLLFPNKKTHKLLKPYKTTLNIQNNPLGDAFQTKALFELLDAKFNSLNDKIKQIFINLLYENKYFNGYFVYKNLEPKEIDIYEIIQNDVKCKEDDILLLADTMPIELAFIISFLHTDRKAAISHIIINKFPNISWIIKNICFDLKSTDISKFALNEFGFNTFKEFENINEGLFKISQKDIINSTLNDNSILAILPTGGGKTFTFQLPALIKAQAYNALTVVISPLQALMKNHVDSFKEKNQNFSVKAISGYLSPVERSDIITQISNGTVDILYLAPEALRSNSIFNALKCRMIDRFVIDEAHCFSSWGHDFRHDYHYIATFINELNQSSNMQENIPVSCFTATAKPEVINDIKEYFFKNMKIEFDEFLASSKRENLEYEAIEVKDENEKYEKLIKTIQNLGKIPTIIYLPQNAKGCKELSQKLIEDARLEYLNLSIEPFYAKIDEEIELKTRKGRNKSEILKDFIDDKIDIVVATTAFGMGIDKPNIKAVIHYSQSDSLEAYLQESGRGARSSDIVAKCIILYQRDDFDKIFQKLNSNKIDAEEIQSIVKTLKNKKINPVYISPKTLAKNSGINLELDYENIVKTALLELERCEILKRDRDKYTICGSSLVDKEKRNMNYIRNLLESKKEKYLTIFNYMIMIMQNIIQKSKTEPVEIDTLSSNIGISNKDTFEAIYALQKENLINYDNDISVLINKKVKNEFLNHLRLENQIFDYILEKKKFDIRDIENKNSKKIIKIKKIIQSFSHLSKIHNQTLNVYFYNFFANIELEDEKSFKILLIQRQEICKTILFEILNFLKEDEKEIEFASMKLQSKLGIKTEFFHHCLVYLHQILKNFELRKGRLIYYKAYKIELLDKINENTPYQKRRDYNQTLAKYYERKIEAVHIQAKFLELLTNKDKSVSEFIKDYFSLEYEKFKKRYNFDKNIKLPITKTKLNQILSSLSIEQKAVFEDDKSNSIMVLAGPGSGKTKTLVHKIASLITKEGFKAEYFLMLAHSRTAVDEFKTRLKNLIGNQIYKVKIYTFHAFALNLLSYKYSEDELNNAIANATKALQNKDVELPLIQMLVLDEYQDIGIKSYEFIKEIYKNMPNDKKIIAVGDDDQCIMDFGDNKADIKFINEFKNDFSTNYKAYNLLTNYRSCYNLVSFSNAFRNEFKEKLKYENLISNSKNMGDIVLLQTNDYITNLLTNLDTDKQSAIIAKTNKEVLDIYSFLLQKNIKAKLLTDKNGFRLGNLIELRAFLEYFYEFSFKTALDKFIKNFNNSSNLALALEVIEKFQNEYDMNENEKYLKKAFKEFIEDIDFDEFENTKSNVTISTMHKAKGKEFDSVHLCFKDKIDNEYDKRLLYVAVTRAKKSLFIYSKNEIFLKYKSYFTKILDFKNSFYTPKNITLTMGLSDVNLSGYDLFLRIKKLNLQAGQEVRVDAQGIFSGEFCIGKFSQKFKKEIEKYETQGYKLNQKSKIQYIVVWYSKEKNSEFRIALCKLKMNL encoded by the coding sequence ATGAACGAAATAATCTTTATAGACACAGAAATTGGTAAAAATGACAAGAAGCTGTATGAATTTGGTGCTGTCTTTAAAGATGATTCTATAAAAACAAATGAGATTTTAAAAGCTGATTTTTTCTTAAAAAAGCATAGTTTTGAGTTTGTTTGTGGGCATAATTTTATAGATCATGATGGAATTTATTTATCATCAACTATTTTAAATGATAATTTAAAAGATAAATTTATCATTGATACACTTTTTCTTTCCATGCTTCTTTTTCCAAATAAAAAAACTCATAAATTATTAAAGCCATATAAAACCACATTAAATATACAAAATAACCCACTTGGAGATGCTTTCCAAACAAAAGCTCTTTTTGAATTATTGGATGCTAAATTTAATAGTCTAAACGATAAAATAAAGCAAATTTTTATAAATTTGCTTTATGAAAATAAATATTTTAATGGCTATTTTGTATATAAAAATTTAGAACCTAAAGAAATTGACATTTATGAAATTATACAAAACGATGTAAAGTGCAAAGAAGATGATATCTTACTTCTTGCCGATACAATGCCTATTGAGCTTGCTTTTATAATTTCATTTTTGCACACAGATAGAAAAGCTGCAATTTCACACATCATAATAAATAAATTTCCAAACATTTCTTGGATCATAAAAAATATATGTTTTGATTTAAAAAGCACCGATATTTCTAAATTTGCACTCAATGAGTTTGGTTTTAATACTTTTAAAGAATTTGAAAATATTAATGAGGGGTTATTTAAAATTTCACAAAAAGATATTATAAATTCTACTTTAAATGACAATTCTATTCTTGCAATTCTTCCAACGGGTGGTGGAAAAACTTTTACTTTTCAACTTCCAGCTTTAATTAAAGCACAAGCTTACAATGCCTTGACTGTTGTTATTTCACCACTTCAGGCTTTGATGAAAAATCATGTTGATAGCTTTAAAGAAAAAAATCAAAACTTTAGCGTAAAAGCAATAAGTGGCTATTTAAGCCCGGTTGAAAGATCTGATATAATAACTCAAATTTCAAACGGCACAGTTGATATTTTGTATCTAGCACCAGAGGCATTAAGATCAAATTCTATTTTTAATGCATTAAAGTGTAGAATGATAGATAGATTTGTTATTGATGAGGCACACTGCTTTTCATCTTGGGGGCACGATTTTAGACACGATTATCACTATATCGCAACTTTCATAAATGAATTAAATCAAAGCTCAAATATGCAAGAAAATATACCCGTTTCTTGTTTTACAGCCACCGCTAAACCAGAGGTTATAAATGATATAAAAGAGTATTTTTTCAAAAATATGAAAATAGAATTTGATGAGTTTTTAGCTTCTTCAAAAAGAGAGAATTTAGAATATGAGGCAATAGAAGTAAAAGATGAGAATGAAAAATATGAAAAATTAATAAAAACAATTCAAAATTTAGGAAAAATACCAACAATAATCTATCTTCCACAAAATGCAAAAGGCTGCAAAGAGTTAAGTCAAAAGCTAATAGAAGATGCAAGACTTGAGTATTTAAATTTAAGCATTGAACCATTTTATGCAAAAATTGATGAAGAAATAGAACTAAAAACTAGAAAGGGAAGAAACAAAAGCGAAATTTTAAAGGATTTTATAGATGATAAAATAGACATAGTAGTTGCAACAACAGCTTTTGGAATGGGAATTGATAAACCGAATATAAAAGCTGTAATTCATTACAGTCAATCAGATAGCCTTGAAGCATATTTGCAAGAATCAGGTCGTGGTGCAAGAAGTAGTGATATTGTAGCCAAATGCATAATCTTATATCAAAGAGATGATTTTGATAAAATTTTTCAAAAACTAAATTCAAATAAAATTGATGCTGAAGAAATTCAATCAATAGTCAAAACTTTAAAAAATAAAAAAATAAATCCAGTCTACATATCGCCAAAAACACTTGCTAAGAACTCAGGAATAAATTTAGAACTTGATTATGAAAATATTGTAAAAACTGCACTTTTAGAGCTTGAAAGATGTGAAATTTTAAAACGAGATAGGGATAAATATACAATTTGTGGTTCATCTTTAGTAGATAAAGAAAAAAGAAATATGAATTATATAAGAAATTTACTAGAAAGCAAAAAAGAAAAATATTTAACAATTTTTAATTATATGATTATGATAATGCAAAATATCATACAAAAAAGCAAGACCGAGCCAGTCGAAATAGACACATTATCAAGCAATATTGGAATTAGCAATAAAGATACTTTTGAGGCAATTTATGCACTTCAAAAAGAGAATTTAATAAATTATGATAATGATATTTCAGTTTTAATAAACAAAAAAGTAAAAAATGAATTTTTAAATCATTTAAGGCTTGAAAATCAAATTTTTGACTACATATTAGAAAAGAAAAAATTTGATATACGAGACATTGAAAATAAAAATAGCAAAAAAATTATAAAAATTAAAAAAATTATCCAAAGTTTTTCACATTTGTCAAAAATTCACAACCAAACTCTAAATGTTTATTTTTATAACTTTTTTGCCAATATAGAATTAGAAGATGAAAAATCTTTTAAAATTTTATTAATACAAAGGCAAGAAATTTGCAAAACTATACTTTTTGAAATTTTAAATTTTTTAAAAGAAGATGAAAAAGAGATAGAGTTTGCATCTATGAAGCTTCAAAGCAAACTTGGCATAAAAACTGAATTTTTCCATCACTGCCTTGTTTATTTACATCAAATTTTAAAGAATTTTGAACTTAGAAAAGGAAGATTAATTTATTATAAAGCTTATAAAATAGAGCTTTTAGATAAAATAAATGAAAATACTCCGTATCAAAAAAGAAGAGATTATAATCAAACTTTAGCAAAATACTATGAAAGAAAAATAGAAGCTGTGCACATACAGGCTAAATTTTTAGAGCTCTTAACTAACAAAGATAAAAGTGTTAGTGAGTTTATAAAAGATTATTTTAGTCTAGAGTATGAAAAATTTAAGAAAAGATATAATTTTGATAAAAATATAAAACTTCCAATTACCAAAACTAAGTTAAATCAAATTTTATCATCTTTAAGCATTGAACAAAAAGCAGTATTTGAAGATGATAAAAGCAATTCTATTATGGTTTTAGCAGGTCCTGGAAGCGGAAAGACTAAAACATTAGTCCATAAAATTGCTTCATTAATAACGAAGGAAGGCTTTAAGGCAGAATATTTTTTAATGCTTGCACACTCAAGAACTGCTGTTGATGAATTTAAAACTAGGCTTAAAAATCTAATTGGCAATCAAATTTACAAGGTTAAAATTTATACTTTTCATGCGTTTGCCTTAAATCTATTATCTTATAAATACAGTGAGGATGAGTTAAATAATGCCATTGCAAATGCTACAAAAGCCTTACAAAATAAAGATGTAGAGCTTCCTTTAATTCAAATGTTGGTTCTTGATGAGTATCAAGACATAGGAATTAAAAGCTATGAGTTTATAAAAGAAATTTATAAAAACATGCCAAATGACAAAAAAATAATTGCAGTTGGAGATGATGATCAATGCATTATGGATTTTGGTGATAATAAAGCTGATATTAAATTTATTAACGAGTTTAAAAATGATTTTTCTACAAATTATAAAGCTTACAATCTACTAACAAATTATCGAAGTTGTTATAACCTAGTTAGTTTTTCTAATGCTTTTAGAAATGAGTTTAAAGAAAAATTAAAATATGAAAATTTAATCTCAAACTCTAAGAATATGGGAGATATTGTATTACTACAAACAAATGATTATATAACTAACCTACTAACTAATTTAGATACTGACAAACAAAGTGCCATCATAGCAAAAACAAATAAAGAAGTGCTTGATATTTACTCTTTTTTACTCCAAAAAAATATAAAAGCAAAACTTTTAACAGATAAAAATGGTTTTAGGCTTGGAAATTTGATAGAATTGAGAGCTTTTTTGGAATATTTTTATGAATTTAGTTTTAAAACCGCTCTTGATAAATTTATAAAAAATTTTAATAACTCTTCAAATCTAGCACTTGCGCTCGAAGTAATAGAAAAGTTTCAAAACGAATATGATATGAATGAAAATGAAAAATATCTTAAAAAAGCCTTTAAAGAATTTATAGAAGATATCGATTTTGATGAGTTTGAAAATACAAAATCAAATGTAACAATTTCTACTATGCATAAAGCCAAAGGTAAAGAATTTGACAGTGTTCATCTTTGCTTTAAAGATAAAATAGACAATGAATACGATAAAAGGCTTTTGTATGTTGCAGTAACAAGAGCAAAAAAATCACTTTTTATCTATTCTAAAAATGAAATTTTTCTAAAATATAAAAGTTATTTTACTAAAATATTAGATTTTAAAAATAGCTTTTATACTCCTAAAAATATAACTTTAACAATGGGGTTAAGTGATGTCAATCTATCAGGATATGATTTATTTCTAAGAATCAAAAAGTTAAATTTACAAGCCGGTCAAGAAGTTAGAGTAGATGCCCAAGGAATTTTTAGCGGAGAATTTTGTATTGGAAAGTTTTCACAAAAATTTAAAAAAGAGATAGAAAAATATGAAACTCAAGGTTATAAATTAAATCAAAAATCTAAAATACAATATATTGTAGTTTGGTATAGCAAGGAAAAAAATAGTGAATTTAGAATAGCTTTATGTAAACTAAAAATGAATTTATAA
- a CDS encoding DUF1007 family protein produces MRIFVTLLIFVKTQILACALCALMTPTAHVFLNFNTEKDTLKNIEISWIFSQNFTDLTLQGYDFNENSKLEKNELDEVNFAMLNYVGDKNFLMNFQWYDMPNGESNLIEGNFSDAKTVMEDGRIVFKFKQNIGVKIQKNRVFKTTAYDENGYFNFTFLNSDAVRVNDDLHIEFNSNLGANFALFESGKVPVKIQKNLKDLVDNSGIDNNTKKLNFIDKTAINSLEKLKAIFTKSTNELSLKLIISVIFISFLYGFFHAAGPGHAKVLTTSYFLANGGNYLKSFKFALKIGFFHVIGAFLIVLITVFVIDIVAGSISSNTIKLTTQISSLMIILIAIYMFIQKIRFLANNNHPKECGCISCKSKNPKKSEIFNSNLNTLNLNNSNISTLKFHPIDFKKNKKSKKEEWLIALSSAIIPCPGTILVFLLAFNVGSYAVAFLSAFFMGFGMSFIIFLAAIFGAGINKFTSSKFENLKIYIEFLGLAFMLIIGVFMFLIAGSLESL; encoded by the coding sequence ATGAGGATATTTGTAACACTTTTAATTTTTGTTAAGACGCAAATTCTAGCTTGTGCGTTGTGTGCCTTGATGACACCAACTGCACATGTTTTTTTAAATTTTAATACAGAAAAAGACACTCTTAAAAATATCGAAATTTCATGGATATTTTCTCAAAATTTTACAGATCTTACACTTCAGGGATATGACTTTAACGAAAATTCAAAACTTGAAAAAAATGAACTCGATGAAGTAAATTTTGCAATGCTTAACTATGTAGGTGATAAAAACTTTTTGATGAATTTTCAGTGGTATGATATGCCAAATGGTGAGTCAAATTTAATAGAAGGTAATTTTAGTGATGCAAAAACTGTAATGGAGGATGGAAGAATTGTTTTTAAATTTAAGCAAAATATAGGTGTTAAAATTCAAAAAAATAGAGTTTTTAAAACAACAGCTTATGATGAAAATGGTTATTTTAACTTTACTTTTTTAAATAGCGATGCAGTTAGAGTAAATGATGATTTGCATATTGAATTTAACTCAAATTTAGGAGCAAATTTTGCTCTTTTTGAAAGTGGAAAAGTCCCTGTAAAAATTCAAAAAAATTTAAAAGATCTTGTTGATAACAGTGGGATAGACAACAATACAAAAAAACTAAATTTTATAGATAAAACTGCTATAAATTCACTTGAAAAATTAAAGGCTATTTTTACAAAAAGCACAAATGAGTTAAGTTTAAAGCTTATAATTAGTGTTATTTTTATATCGTTTTTGTATGGTTTTTTTCACGCAGCAGGTCCAGGACATGCAAAGGTTTTAACAACTAGCTATTTTTTAGCAAATGGAGGAAATTATTTAAAAAGTTTTAAATTTGCTCTAAAAATAGGTTTTTTTCATGTAATTGGAGCTTTTTTAATCGTTTTAATAACTGTGTTTGTAATAGACATAGTTGCAGGAAGCATATCGTCAAATACTATTAAGCTAACAACACAAATTTCATCTTTAATGATAATTTTAATTGCAATTTATATGTTTATACAAAAAATAAGATTTCTTGCAAACAATAATCACCCAAAAGAATGTGGATGTATAAGTTGTAAAAGCAAAAACCCAAAAAAAAGTGAAATTTTTAATTCTAATCTAAACACTTTAAATTTGAACAACTCAAATATATCAACTCTAAAATTTCACCCAATAGATTTTAAAAAAAATAAAAAATCAAAAAAAGAAGAGTGGTTAATCGCACTTAGTTCAGCTATAATTCCATGTCCTGGCACAATTTTAGTTTTTTTATTAGCCTTTAATGTTGGAAGCTATGCAGTAGCTTTTTTAAGTGCTTTTTTTATGGGATTTGGTATGAGTTTTATTATTTTTTTAGCAGCTATTTTTGGAGCTGGAATAAACAAATTTACAAGTTCAAAATTTGAAAATTTGAAAATTTATATCGAGTTTTTAGGTTTAGCTTTTATGTTAATTATTGGTGTTTTTATGTTTTTAATAGCTGGGAGTTTGGAGTCTTTATGA